The segment GTCGTTCTTGTCGGATGAAAACAACAAATGTCACAGGTTTGGcattttatacacaaaaaaaaagatatcttgTGTGCACCgcgtagcatttttttttttttttgttttctacattGTACACAGAAAGGTACCTTGCAGTTCTTTTTAATCCAGATTTATTTCTATTCATTTTATCTAGATTTATCACTATACTATTTTTTCAACATTCCTAGAAATTCCAACTGTCATAAGATTCTAGCCTGTGCCTGGcaattttattttcgttttttCCAAATTTACGTTTAGGGGTACCACCAAAGCGATGACCAGGCCGGTCTCCATTGCAGTCTTGTTAAATGGGAGGTCTATACGGCCTACACCCTTTCTAAAAATGGAggccagcatttttttttctaacggtaaataaataaagtaaatgaCATTTCACTTAAAAGAGCATCTAGAACAAACCTTATGTATTTGCGTGTGTTTGGGGAAGGGGCTAAAACTCTCGatcaatttttaacaaaatgccAATCATCATAGCCTCCCCTCCCTCTCAATCGAACCATTTTCTTTCTCCGGCTTCAGTTGGTTGCCAATGAACTATTTTATCAACACCGGAAGTAGTTTTAGTGTCTTAACTCCAGCTCTTCCAATCATTCTAGTTTTATAACTATTGAACGTCTGACACAGGCGGACTTAGGGGGTGGCGAGTGGGGCCCTAGGGGCGCCCCGCGATAAAGAGAATCTTCTCTCGAAGTCAGTACATCGTGGTCAAAGAGATATGATTGCTttcgtttttacaaagcttatatcaactcactctggaaaaaagtttatacacgcTATTTATCCgaaacccaatctcggatcaaaataaaaatttgcacaatcatttctttttaaatgacgaaacaagaatcaataaaataaaaaataaaaattagttaatcaactattggttattaagtattctgtttggtatcgaacaagggagaGAATTGTATTTGattgatgtggtggtataagttgaattagttccctttatacttcgcttaaaagtttgaaaggagcaatataaaaatttgtaaaccttttattttcatgaGCACTTCTCTAGTGCTGTTGTTGATCTTTTCGTTGGAGCCTCGAGTTCGCATCCATGTCGTtcaactttaaattattttgttttctataaatgcattaaaaatgcGATCACGGTTGACCTAATATTTACACAAtaacccagatacccccttctaaTCTTTCTCCCCTCCCCTTTCCTGACTGGCCCAGACACGTGACAGGATCCTAGCGTACTGGGAAAGCTAAGCGCATGAAatagagctaaacaaaaacaattggtaaaactatttctatttGCACAGATGTATATTTGTTGGTCTATATCTGGgcctattacacatttaatcttATGACTGATGGCTGCctgtcgtgcggtttgcgcgctggactgtcgtttggatttatcgatgatcccgggttcaaaccctggtcgatcccatcccccgtcgtcctgcgggaggcttggactaggaagtaaactatcgtcaactctgaaggaacatccgaaacatgtaaaacatttgactgatccaaactaattgattaatataaGTTtggtttttcttgttaaagtaTTTGTGATATTTTCTTGTTTCCAGGCTGCAAGTACGGCGACGAGAACACTGCCTTGTGCTCGTCACTTCCGTCTTGTCAAGGCTACGACGACTTCTGCTGCTACACCTGCCGAGGGTACGACTCGATGATCAGCGGCGTGGCCCGTGGTTTTAATTTTGATCTTGGTCTGTCTCTTCTTGTGCTCCTCGCCCAGCGCAGTGTCTAACAGGTTGTGTATCTCTCACCAACGTGAAACGCAAACAAAATTGTAATGTTACCGGTAtaggtaaatataaaaaaaagcgagATAATAAaattaggagaaaaaaaataaataaatatataattagttCATGTGGAAATATGCTATGATAAAAGCAAGATACATGTTACACTTAAttcctttgtgtgtgtgtgtgtgttgttcaTGATGTATGAAGCTGTCTGTTaagttgtttttacaaagcttatatcaagttactctgtctgtctgtctgtctggtacaacatatgtacaagttatttctctcacttcccaatctcagatcaagttgaaattttgcacacattattcattgtccctaattaaaaaaaaaatgaatgaaaacaaaaattaatcaattaaataattctgtttgatattttaaaaaagggaaaataaaccatacagtattgagatacatagctgtaaatgtgcagAACTTTCCCATaaataagccttttttttaaatgtcttttttatattttgcttgtttttaatttaatttgttttttttaagaatgtgTATTTCATCTATCTGATGATTTTCaagatttgattaaaattttgatctttgtttaaattttagatatacaTAGATTTATTTTTGCTACTGAACAGACTTACAGTCTATGTAAGTTTACTCTTGGTAGATGTCTACTTAACGCTATACCCCTGCATGTTTCTCAATTCCTGTTTTAAATTGTATACCAACATCTgacttcatcatcatcactcctttgagttccttgtggaacatagggcctcgacaaaaacacgccactctccacggtctcttgctagctttttgatggtgtcccagctcttcccggtcttctctgcttcttcaagtacactacgtcgccatgttctttttggtcttcctctgcgtcttgttccctgggggttccactccaaagcctgtctagctctgttgctggtatcttttctaagggtgtgaccaatccatctccacttcctctctaagatcttcacttctatatttttctgtccactcatctcccacagtttggtgttttctactttgtcataccagtgtatttttaggatatttctcaggcatctgttgatgaaggtctgtattttttttttttgttgtggcttcagttgttctccatgtttcatcTGACTTAATCCATCATTTAACTTTATCAAAAACTTAATAGCAAGTATATTACATTATGTCAGGATGTTACATTATGTTGAGATGTTACATTATGTTGAGATGTTACATTATGTCAAAATGTTATATTATGTTGGGATGTTACATGTAACATTATGTCAAAATGTTATATTATGTTGGGATGTTACATGTAACATTATGTCAAAATGCTACATTGTGGTGAGATGTTACATTATGTTGGGATGTACTtatagtacttattctatactTATAACTTATAATCATGTTATGGGCGTTGTCACATCAAACGTGTTAACAGctaaatttttttaacttgtgaAATTAACACAAAGCAAATGATCTTTCTCTGTGTTGAGGATCATATTTCAAATGCTCTCCAACTATACAAGTACTGCTGTCTGTCTAGACAGTTCCAGCAAATATTTCAGAGCAAATGTAAAATCCTTTTCTTTtcataatagatctatacaaaaAACTAATCGATCTCTACTATATAAATGTAGaataaagaccaaaaaaaaaaaattaagttattatTAAGTGAGTTTAATTTAAACCAAGAATATTTTCAAACCAAGCACAAGATATATCAAACGACCATTTGACTGAAAGCAATGATGTAATGGAATAACGGTAACTGAGAATTAAGAAACATTGAATGCTAAAACAAAAGCTCCACTCAAGTCCTGAGTTACTGATGTAGACACAGCTGACACCCTTCAAGACAGAGTTTACCAAGAGTGCAGCATTTAGTAACCTAAAGTCTACATGCAACAACCTGAAAAGAAATGTGTAAGATAATGTCCTACAGATTGGTACATTAGGACGCCAACTTTATTTCTAGCTAATAACAAAATTGTATGACATTATTCCTACATTGCTTTTAGTTGGATTGATTTACAACAAAGAATATCTATAAATAGTTGCACTGGTATCTAtcgaattttttattttttttaaatcttggcAGGAATTAtttcaaaagtcttttttttttagatttatttatgaCATGCATTTTTAAACTCAGGAACCATAATCAGGTAACGCTTCCATAATCGGAAATATATGTAAATCTAAAATATAAGGTCAAATGTTTTTACACTTGTTATCACCAAAACGAAAGTTAGGGAATCACTAAAACCATAGTGTGAAACTTAACTTGACAATGACCTTAGGCCAACAAtttcttaagtaaaaaaatttcTCTTCAACTAGGGCAAAGAAGGGAGATAAAGATGCAATGTGCTACTCCCCTAATGATACCTCTATTAAAGACATTATTTCCCCTTTGATTTTTAATTAATGACTGAATTTTAGAGGTGATCCCTATGAAAAAGAGATTACAAACTATCAGATATTTACACAaaaatcctgaaaaaaaaaaaaaaaaaacaccctgaATTCTGATACCATTTTCCTTGTAATTGTATCTAATAGAAATTATACCATCTTTcattagtattttgtttttaaatgatgttTGGCCCATTTTGTTCAAAACCCACCATATCAACAACCCATGCCAGTAGAAGTCATAAGCTCGTCCAAAAATAACCATTGCTTTCTGATCATTGAGCACAAGAAATGTATTTACAAGGCACTCCAATATTTATTAATGACACTGGCATTCTAAACTATTGAAGATTTACAGTTTGGGTGGATAGGATACTCTATAAGAAAGAAATAGTTTACAATGTTTGAATATATCGGTTCtaaaacaattgaaataaaataaaactatcaaGAAACAGGGACAGGTAATTAAAAAACTtcataataaaagaaagaaattttttattgaCTTGAGTTTTTGGAGAGGAGCaacgaaagtttttttttttttattaggtttggggggggggggggggaataatgtTCATTCCCTCACACACAGGTTGCTTACATgaagttatatttattttaatttattcaagaCCTAATGTCTTAAATTAAATTGTGTCCACTGAAGCTCTTtaataaaacgaaaaaaaaaagtgtggaaTTTCATGTGAAGATTGGACAAAAAGAACTATTTTGGTTAAAAACTCACCACACagagaacaaataaaatatccAAAAGATGCATCCCTTTTCCAGCCAAAAgcaataaattctttaaaaaaaaaaattaaaactcttAAGACATTATCAGTCATCTGGCCagtcataaatatatattttggtcCATGTAGCTACAGCATAGACAATGTTACAGTTGAAGCAGTCAGAAATTGTTGACTGTGTTGTTAAACATGGCAGACATAAGGCCATAAACAccattgcagaaaaaaaaaaaaaaaacattcacgaCTCAAATCTGCAAttctaaaattataatattattactgAGGAATAGTTTTCAAACACAAGTTACCAGTTATTCTTGGATAGTGGAACAAGAAGGAACAAACATAGAAGTGATTTGATTACAATGAATCCTGACATTTGGACATAGGATTCTGACATTTGAATATATGATTTCACATAAAGCCAAACTCAAATAGTTATGTATAAGCAAGCAATGTTCTTAATTTTGTATCTAGCTAGGAAAAGGACTCTtcaattttatatattaatgcatttaaatatttacaatcaAATCAAAACAATTTTACATCATACGTAAATGATGATCTGGGTACTACATGCTTTAGATTTAGCTGGGAATGAAGTGATAGTTTCAACCATGACTCCCCTAACTCTAAAGAAGTTTGGTTGCATGCTGTTGCACTTAGAGATAGTAATTATGCTGAAGTAGAATGGAACAGCTACAAGAAAATATATAGACGTGTTattacagaacaaaaaaaatattcaaatttctccacaccaaaaaaaaaatgtcttactcTTAAGGAAACACGGCTAAATGTTTCAGCCAAATTGCTTGTATCACCTACAGTACACTCCCTTTGGTTCCAAACTCACTGACATGtagttttttaattatacatAAATGATGCACATTTAGGAAAAAGATTTCTTTAGACTGTTGGTCTCAGCTAaataaatgaaaccatttttcTTCAATGTCATTTCtttcaaatttgtattttaaaaaagaaaaacactagTTAATCAAATAGAATTTTAACTTCAAAGCCATCATATGAGACATCGGTCAAAGTAGACAGTGCCTATATGCCCTCCTCGCATTGATTTGGCTACATTCTGTTCAAAGAGTCTTCTATTTGTTTGAAGAACCTCTGCCGCCTCTTTGTTTAAAGGATCTTCTGGATTGGGTTCCTGAAAAATGaagacatatttaaaaaatagcatcAGAATTAAAGAAACAAACGTGTATACATTAAGGTTTCAGGAACCTGAacgtttcaaataaaaataaaatagagtaCCGGTATAAAGAGTTCTTATACTGACAAGTTACAAGGGTGATAGCTAGTTATTAAGCACAAAGGCCAAGTAGTGTACGGTGAAGGTGGAGTTGTAATTCTTTGACAATTTAGAATGCAGCACCATTTGGTAgttgcaaaacaaaataaaatttaaaaaaaaaaattttccatGGTGACTGGTGAACCTAAAACAAACATGGGTCtccaaaagattttattttcatgCAGCTAGAACAACTCCGTAGAAAACAGCTAGACGACACCGGCTTCACAGATGACCTAGctcttctctctcacacacaacaGCAGGAAAAGAGAAGCACTGTTGTAAACAATTTGGACTAGGTCTTACCATGAACAGAGGGAAGTGCAAGCTACTCAAGATAAAGGTGTCTATCAACACAAACATTACAGTCCAAGGCAAGGCCCTCGAAGAGGTAGAAAGATTCACCTATACTGGCGGTATCCTGGACAACAATGGAGAAACAGATACAGACATCAAAACCCGCAAGAGTAAAGTTCAAGCAGCATTCCATCAGATCAGGAACACCCAGAATTCAGGGAAATGAGAATCACCACCAAGATAAGGCTTTTCAACACCATTGCTTAGTcaatactactttatggagcagagacccGGGGAAACCACCATCATCACCATAAGAAAAATCCatgtattcatcaatacctatCTCAagaagattcttatgatccggTTGCCAGACAAGatcccattgaagtagatatccttcagagacacCAGAGATGGATATGCCAtgcccttcgcaagcctgcatccaacattacAAGATAAGCCCTCACATGGAACCCCCAGTCCTGGAATACATGGCACTACGATTTGGAAGCAGGAAAGACATGGGGGCAGTTGGTGAGAGTTGCCCAGAACTGAGACGCCTGAAGGAAGTTGGTTGGTGGCCGGATACATGACaagaccacaggcagagatgagctAGAACAGCAACCCAACCATCTTTAAATCTTCCAAAAAcacattttagaaatatttaatttgtagtAACAGATTTGAAGCATTCACTATACAAACAAACTAGAACTAACaattaaactctttctctccacaaTTGTTTTCCATGTTCCGATGGACttattcattttgctaattTGTGTTTGATTACCCTGTtctgattaaactttaataacttttttttgtttgttatcagaaaattttatatttggtATAGGGTTCAAGGAAAATGCAGGCCCatttttgataaaacaaaatgatgtttatcaaaccaaaataaaagtttattttggataatggaatttgaaaatgaaaaaactgTGGAAAGTCCctttgtaactagatctaggcaATATTTTATGACCCAAATTGAACaaaaagttagtttttttttattatacttatttttcttttaacaaaacgtaatatataacataaataaaacatttcagtCACCACCccatgaaaattgtatatagaAAAATAGAGCCTTTTTAAGCCCTACTCTTTAAGAACATCATTTTATGATAATAAAACACATTGATAAATGTTAAAAacctgtattttttttccaaagggaAACTATTTAAGAttataagcaattaaaaacattttggtaggaaaggaaaaaaacatCTGACTTTTTGAGCATCAAGGATAATATCGTCGATTAGGCTGCAAAATGGAGTAAAATCAATGATGGTAGTGTcgattaggagaaaaagagttaaggaacttgaatattttttttactcctcTCTGTCTAGAGAGACAATGGATGTTAACAGAGTTTCCTCTTAAGAGTATATGAAATGATTTGTAAACTATTCTGTGAATCCTCACAAAAGACATACACATAAGACTTACCAAAAACAAATACTGTAAACCATAAACTATTGAATTGATTGTGAGAACAGGCTTCCAATCTTCCCTATAAAAAAACATCATAAAAGAAAACCTGTAAATGTGACTGAAAATGCTTCCAACATCTTTTGAACaacaaatttttaaatgatCTCCAATAGTAGttgataaataacattttatattcagatagtagtagttagtagttatgctgaggtgcacaattgtagtcaaactaactttctattttcttttttgggaACGCTACAATTATATTATCTTAATATCTATCCATTGTATTTAACAAGGTGTCTACTTTAGCTTTCAAAATGGGAACCAATCATTTTTATCTGTATAAAATTCAAATGGGGGGAGAGGGAGCatggtagctgagtggttaagcctGTGGCTTCCAAActtgggggtcctgggttcaaatttcGGTGAAGACCAGGATTTTTAGAGCAGCCCTGAGTCCTCCCAACTTAAAGTGGTACCTGACTTTTGTTGAgaaaaggtaaaggcggttgatcgttgtgccaACCACATGACACCGCTTCTCGTTAACCGTTTGCCCAACTTATgacctttaacatcatctgccctccgTTAATGACATTCAACTTAATTAAAGTATTCACGTAATATCTTCACACTTGCGTTTAAAAGTGTTACTTCACCAGATCTACACATTTATATTGAAACTGAAGTGGAAATCACTACATTGTAACAGCTTCCATTCCCTGGACATTGATGTGTACTGAGCAATGGATCTCTGGCATTAATTGTTCATAAAACAAGCAAGAGCTGCCTTAAGTCAAATTGTACCTGAGAATATTCAAACACACGTTGCCTTCAAGATCAATGTTTGGATGATAGACCATTGTTTCACATTTTACTTTAGGAGGATCATGAGGATAGCCTTGACCTACtttaaagctaaaaacaaaTCGGCCACCTCTGTAAaattcctgaaaaaaaaaaaagaaataagaaagtATTACATATGTATTAAAGGagttaaataataaatgtaatccactttttgtatatatatatatatatatacacatcatTTAATGtcaatatatatctatctatatatctatatatacaggCCCGGTTTTAGGTCTAttcaacctatgcggtcgcagtgagCCCTGCGCTTTCAAAGGCCCcgtgcgaattctaggtgtaaattattaaatagcaaaataaatacgaaaaattcctggaaatctcctgaatttatttgAATCTCccgaaaactcataaaaatctgaaaaatagacaaaattgtctttgtaGGTGTCATTAATTGcggaaaacaccaatcctatgcatgataaaagaaaaaaggcattgtcagctttcatgtaataaaatttaataatcgtCTTAATCGGAAGTTCAAAAACTTTatatacttttatagtcactggcatataaatataacataggttgcaaggttcgtaaagtaattttaatttgatcgcaattttgtacttagtaaagaatgaataaaattcaaagtcgaatttatattctaatacaaaatcttaattttcacttatccttattcccacccagactaggccccacgCTATtagtttcacatagggccccgcaattgttaggactggccctgtatatatatatataattattataattataagattataattattcttagattataattattattattatttgtaataataataataatctctgTTATCAATTAGGAAAATTTGTTTAACACATTGTgcgttacacaaaaaaaaaaaactattgaaaaacaatatatacattcacactagactcactcataatttacatgagAAAAGTTTATAAcagatagtttctatttaatgatttaattgccaggggaacaaaaaagagtttttgtgtctgtttgtctttgctatctgtgtcttgtatctcttttgtgatggtaaaatcacaaaatcctgacccaaagggtgattttttatttctagaatctttttagcctttattatgaatgtttgtctgaaacagctgcccaaatggagttgtttttttttgtcaatgattttaccagcagcatttaggattctatgaagtttatttttattttttaatgttcagattgccataccaggcagtgatattaaaacttaaaatactgcagatgtgagcatgatatatatattaatggtTTACaactgacagaaaaaaaaaatttgtagcTAAAAAATCTTAGCattatcaaaaaaatatttactcttGCTGCTTGCCCCTCCACCATCTAAATCAGCTACATGACATAATGAAACGTTATAGTAATTGAGATTTCTGAAGAGAATagtgtaaaaaatgtaatttaagagagagagaataagacaGTTGTGTGTCAACAACTAGAATAGAATAGTTGCAAGTACAAACTAATTGAAagctagaaatagatctatggTTCACCTCATCTGGGGAGATAATGACTTTAAAATTGAGAAGATCATCTGGGTCTGGAAACTCCACCTGACATGTTCTGGGTAGATTTAATTCATTAATatctgtgtttaaaaaaaaaaaaaagaacttaactCAGGATTTAAAACAGACAATTCATCtagtactaaacaaaaaattactaaTTAAACCTTAATAAGTTAAACATGCATGTTATCAGCACCTTAACAGCCACATCTACTATTAACCAAAAACTATGTTGGCAGTATCCTGGACAACAATGGGAGAACATATACAGACATCAAAACCCGCAATGGTAAGGCTCAAGCAGCATTCCATAAGCAGATTGTATATTACTTTCTTCTAAGGGGCTTTG is part of the Biomphalaria glabrata chromosome 10, xgBioGlab47.1, whole genome shotgun sequence genome and harbors:
- the LOC106053392 gene encoding NEDD8-conjugating enzyme Ubc12-like translates to MIKLFSLKQQKKDGETASERGKRASAAQLRIQKDINELNLPRTCQVEFPDPDDLLNFKVIISPDEEFYRGGRFVFSFKVGQGYPHDPPKVKCETMVYHPNIDLEGNVCLNILREDWKPVLTINSIVYGLQYLFLEPNPEDPLNKEAAEVLQTNRRLFEQNVAKSMRGGHIGTVYFDRCLI